Proteins encoded in a region of the Bacillus methanolicus genome:
- a CDS encoding DoxX family protein: protein MKWWKTPQAAVAWTILRIWLGIQWIEAGWHKITGDFDASGFMAGAIAKTGGEHPAVQGWYAAFLENIALPNSGLFSFLVEWGELLVGIGLILGAATIPALIAGAFMNLNFLLAGTTSTNPILYTVSVILLFTGSGAYYWGIDRFAIPYIKERMHKGGHGFNNKATTSH from the coding sequence ATGAAATGGTGGAAAACCCCGCAAGCAGCAGTGGCGTGGACGATTTTGAGAATCTGGTTAGGCATACAATGGATCGAAGCAGGCTGGCATAAAATAACAGGTGATTTTGATGCAAGCGGATTTATGGCAGGTGCAATTGCGAAAACAGGCGGCGAGCATCCAGCGGTGCAAGGCTGGTACGCAGCGTTTCTTGAAAATATCGCATTGCCGAATTCAGGGTTATTCAGCTTCCTTGTAGAATGGGGTGAGCTTTTAGTAGGTATCGGGCTTATCCTTGGTGCAGCAACAATTCCGGCTCTAATTGCAGGAGCATTTATGAATCTAAACTTCCTATTAGCTGGCACAACAAGTACTAATCCAATATTATATACAGTTTCAGTAATTCTTCTATTCACAGGAAGCGGAGCATACTACTGGGGTATTGACCGCTTTGCTATTCCATATATAAAAGAACGGATGCATAAAGGTGGGCATGGTTTTAATAATAAAGCCACAACGAGTCATTAA
- a CDS encoding YfhD family protein: MGRGRGQRTRDKNKSTLPQVPRNLKSDGVDEEFSVELADQEDMEALARANAANQRVKQRTKRK, translated from the coding sequence ATGGGTCGGGGACGAGGCCAAAGAACAAGAGATAAAAACAAATCAACACTTCCACAAGTTCCAAGAAACCTTAAATCAGATGGTGTAGACGAAGAGTTTTCCGTCGAACTGGCTGACCAGGAAGATATGGAAGCTCTCGCTCGGGCAAATGCAGCAAACCAGCGCGTAAAACAAAGAACAAAAAGAAAATAA
- a CDS encoding YfhE family protein — protein MDKKKRERMKSTLSSAQEVTYRREFKMADRAGGFTERGRKH, from the coding sequence ATGGACAAGAAGAAAAGAGAAAGAATGAAAAGTACATTATCAAGCGCTCAAGAGGTTACATATAGACGTGAATTTAAAATGGCAGATCGTGCTGGCGGTTTTACTGAAAGAGGAAGAAAACATTAA
- a CDS encoding TIGR01777 family oxidoreductase encodes MKITITGGTGLVGKALAAELAKEGHEILILTRNANRKNISNNCRFIQWLNEGDNPQKDVEGTDVIINLAGESINSGRWTTEQKKKIKNSRLHVTESILNIISQLNKKPTALINASAVGIYGTSNQKTFTEKSKETGNDFLAETVHAWENTAMKAYYDFGIRTVLCRFGIILDKNDGALPRMALPYKLFAGGTVGSGDQWVSWIHLKDVIRGIQYCIENEPLIGPVNFTAPHPVTMEQFGKTLGIVLNRPHWLRVPEFAIKMILGEMSILVLEGQKVLPEKLEENGFTFLFPELKSALIDIYE; translated from the coding sequence ATGAAAATTACAATAACCGGCGGTACCGGATTGGTGGGAAAAGCTTTGGCGGCTGAATTAGCAAAAGAAGGACACGAGATTCTGATCCTAACACGTAACGCCAATCGAAAAAATATTAGTAACAATTGCCGCTTTATCCAATGGCTCAATGAAGGAGACAACCCTCAAAAAGACGTAGAAGGAACAGATGTTATCATAAACCTTGCAGGTGAGTCGATTAATAGCGGACGATGGACGACTGAACAGAAAAAGAAGATAAAAAACAGCCGATTGCACGTGACTGAAAGCATCCTCAACATAATCAGCCAATTAAACAAAAAGCCAACCGCTCTAATTAATGCAAGTGCAGTAGGAATTTACGGAACCTCTAATCAGAAAACCTTCACAGAAAAATCAAAAGAAACAGGTAATGATTTTTTAGCAGAAACGGTACATGCGTGGGAAAATACGGCCATGAAAGCCTATTACGATTTTGGTATACGAACAGTTTTATGCCGATTTGGCATAATTCTGGATAAAAATGACGGAGCCTTGCCGAGAATGGCTTTACCTTATAAATTATTTGCCGGTGGAACGGTCGGATCCGGAGATCAATGGGTATCCTGGATTCATCTAAAAGATGTTATTAGAGGAATACAATACTGTATAGAAAATGAGCCACTAATAGGTCCTGTTAATTTTACAGCTCCACATCCTGTAACAATGGAACAGTTTGGAAAAACGCTTGGAATTGTTCTTAACCGTCCTCACTGGCTGCGTGTTCCCGAATTTGCAATAAAAATGATTTTAGGAGAAATGAGCATACTTGTTCTTGAAGGACAGAAGGTTTTGCCGGAAAAACTTGAAGAAAACGGATTTACCTTTCTTTTTCCGGAGCTAAAAAGTGCATTAATCGATATTTATGAATGA
- the recX gene encoding recombination regulator RecX — translation MAVITKITVQQKNQERYNIFMDFGKGEEYVFSVDEDTLIKFKLKKGLEVDPLLLTEIQYQDEIRKGYHLAVNFLAKRMRSEGEVRHYLAEKETDEPIINEVILKLYEFNFLDDEEYAKAYVRTQKNTTDKGTEFIRKELREKWIGENLIEKALNEYPFEAQIEKAVKVSEKYLLKNRLESERTLKIKLEQLLLRKGFSIDVIQAVLSEVNFDKKEEEEMDAIRHHGERLKRKYNKFTGYEFEQKMKQALYRKGFSIDLIENYLRELELFDKKS, via the coding sequence ATGGCAGTGATTACGAAAATAACCGTCCAGCAAAAAAATCAAGAACGCTACAATATTTTTATGGATTTTGGGAAAGGCGAAGAATATGTATTCAGTGTTGATGAAGATACATTAATAAAATTCAAGTTAAAAAAAGGGCTTGAAGTGGATCCGTTACTTTTGACAGAAATCCAATATCAGGACGAGATCCGAAAAGGATACCATCTTGCGGTCAATTTTTTAGCGAAACGAATGAGGTCTGAAGGGGAAGTTCGTCATTACCTGGCTGAAAAAGAGACTGATGAACCGATTATTAATGAGGTTATTTTAAAACTATACGAATTTAATTTTTTAGATGACGAAGAGTATGCGAAGGCATATGTCAGAACACAGAAGAATACAACTGACAAAGGAACGGAGTTTATTCGCAAAGAATTAAGGGAAAAATGGATTGGCGAAAATTTGATTGAGAAGGCCCTGAACGAATACCCTTTCGAAGCACAAATTGAAAAAGCAGTAAAAGTAAGCGAAAAATACCTTTTAAAAAACCGCCTTGAATCGGAAAGAACATTAAAAATTAAGCTTGAACAGCTGCTCTTAAGAAAAGGTTTTTCCATCGATGTGATCCAAGCTGTTCTGAGTGAAGTAAATTTTGATAAAAAGGAAGAAGAGGAAATGGATGCGATAAGGCATCATGGTGAAAGACTAAAACGAAAATACAATAAATTTACAGGATATGAGTTTGAACAAAAAATGAAGCAGGCATTATATAGGAAAGGATTCTCCATTGATTTAATCGAAAATTATTTGCGTGAATTAGAATTGTTCGATAAAAAATCATGA
- a CDS encoding YfhH family protein — protein MQQKRYSEMSEYELQQEIAKLNEKARKAEQMGMVNEFAVLERKAAMAKSYLLNPEDFKPGEIYQIEGDPGAYFKIDYLNGVFAWGYRLSGTGKEEALPISMLKKLE, from the coding sequence ATGCAGCAAAAACGTTATAGTGAAATGTCTGAATATGAACTTCAGCAGGAGATTGCAAAACTTAATGAAAAAGCGCGTAAAGCGGAACAAATGGGCATGGTCAATGAGTTTGCTGTGTTGGAAAGAAAAGCTGCCATGGCAAAGTCATATTTATTAAATCCTGAAGATTTTAAGCCGGGGGAAATTTACCAAATTGAGGGCGACCCTGGCGCGTATTTCAAGATTGATTATTTAAACGGTGTTTTTGCTTGGGGTTACAGATTAAGCGGAACTGGCAAAGAAGAAGCACTTCCAATTTCGATGTTAAAAAAATTAGAATAG
- a CDS encoding YpzG family protein, producing MGNIKKYFDNDSNSRSFAAPWYNPKHAYSQVNGETQLTQKTIILQRQTRKQS from the coding sequence ATGGGAAATATAAAAAAATATTTTGACAACGATTCTAATTCCCGTTCGTTTGCTGCTCCGTGGTATAATCCAAAACATGCCTATTCTCAAGTAAACGGCGAAACCCAACTAACGCAGAAAACGATTATTTTACAACGTCAAACAAGAAAACAATCGTAA
- a CDS encoding small, acid-soluble spore protein K encodes MRNKARNYPTPKTIKLEGEPRAKAEYASTRADGSINTHPQERMNASSHRNKDKSELS; translated from the coding sequence ATGCGAAATAAAGCAAGGAATTACCCAACTCCAAAAACGATCAAATTAGAGGGTGAACCTAGGGCGAAAGCTGAATATGCCTCAACAAGAGCAGATGGATCAATTAATACACATCCGCAAGAACGGATGAATGCTTCTTCCCATCGGAACAAAGATAAATCCGAATTGTCCTAA
- a CDS encoding YfhJ family protein, with translation MKDYQERLAEILAEKNPHLTYVQALTWVELLWDDFETTYAKAGREYKGSEMTERIVRQWIENYGDRLHEFVARNPKYKHLLELGQKDDH, from the coding sequence TTGAAGGATTATCAAGAAAGGCTTGCAGAAATATTAGCAGAAAAGAATCCGCATTTAACTTATGTACAAGCTTTAACATGGGTCGAGCTTCTTTGGGATGATTTTGAAACGACTTATGCAAAAGCCGGAAGGGAATATAAAGGAAGCGAGATGACAGAAAGAATTGTCCGGCAGTGGATTGAAAATTACGGTGACAGGCTTCATGAATTTGTTGCAAGAAATCCAAAATATAAGCATTTGCTTGAGTTGGGGCAAAAAGATGATCATTAA
- a CDS encoding metal-dependent hydrolase, whose protein sequence is MDTGTHVVMGLALGGLSTLDPAVMESSATASSVLIGTIIGSQAPDIDTLLKLKNNAVYIRNHRGITHSIPAVLMWPIAIVALIYPFFPEANLLHLWIWTFVAVFLHVFVDIFNAYGTQALRPFSSKWLALGIINTFDQFIFSIHVIGLFLWALGAHPGYTFLAIYAVIVVYYIIRFQYQQIILRAVKKVIPDATEIIIAPTMRFHQWRIAVMNKHQFFVGRAYKNQVSILDRFNRVPVPQSPVLEVAKKDKNLSAFLSFSPVYRWELDEYDDYYEVRFIDLRYRSNGHYPFVAVVQLDKNLKILRSYTGWIFSEEKLRKKLEGLSLITLKR, encoded by the coding sequence TTGGATACAGGCACTCACGTAGTTATGGGACTGGCACTCGGCGGACTGTCTACTCTTGACCCTGCTGTCATGGAAAGCTCGGCGACAGCAAGCAGTGTATTAATTGGCACCATCATCGGTTCCCAGGCTCCTGATATAGATACTTTATTAAAGCTTAAAAATAATGCTGTTTATATCCGAAACCACCGGGGAATTACACATTCAATACCAGCTGTTCTCATGTGGCCTATTGCCATTGTCGCACTTATTTATCCGTTTTTCCCTGAGGCTAATTTGCTTCACTTATGGATTTGGACATTTGTTGCTGTTTTCCTTCATGTTTTTGTCGACATATTCAACGCCTACGGAACACAAGCTTTGCGTCCTTTTTCGTCGAAATGGCTCGCATTAGGGATTATTAATACATTCGATCAGTTTATTTTCTCCATTCATGTAATAGGCTTATTTCTCTGGGCGTTAGGCGCACATCCAGGCTACACGTTTCTTGCTATCTATGCAGTAATTGTTGTGTACTATATTATCCGTTTTCAGTACCAACAAATTATCCTGAGAGCTGTGAAAAAAGTAATACCTGATGCAACGGAAATTATCATTGCGCCAACGATGAGATTTCATCAATGGCGGATAGCTGTCATGAATAAACACCAATTTTTTGTTGGCAGAGCATATAAAAACCAAGTCTCCATCCTTGACCGGTTCAATCGGGTGCCAGTTCCGCAATCACCTGTTTTGGAAGTTGCCAAAAAAGATAAAAACCTCTCAGCTTTTCTGTCGTTTTCACCGGTTTACCGGTGGGAACTGGATGAATATGACGATTATTATGAGGTACGCTTTATCGACTTGCGCTACCGCAGCAACGGACATTACCCTTTTGTTGCTGTCGTACAGCTTGACAAAAACTTAAAAATTCTCCGTTCCTATACAGGTTGGATTTTCAGTGAGGAAAAGCTGAGGAAAAAGTTGGAGGGTCTGTCCCTTATCACTTTAAAGCGTTAA
- the mutY gene encoding A/G-specific adenine glycosylase, whose amino-acid sequence MDIKSFQQDLINWFEREQRNLPWRNERDPYKIWVSEIMLQQTRVETVIPYYNRFIEQFPTIDALAEADEEKVLKAWEGLGYYSRVRNLQQAVREVKEVYGGKVPDTREEIASLKGVGPYTAGAILSIAYGVPEPAVDGNVMRVLSRILTIWEDIARQASRKIFEDAVRKLISHENPSYFNQALMELGAMICTPTSPSCLLCPVREHCQAFHEGVQENLPVKTKKKKPKNVQLAAAVLTDHDGNILIHKRPNSGLLANLWEFPNTEINLTIKNDKQQLSQFLKREYGADTIIGEVIGQIEHVFSHVVWNINVYKGTILNDVKQNNVIRLVSSDHLKEFAFPVSHQKMFMQYVKSVGKTL is encoded by the coding sequence ATGGATATTAAATCCTTTCAACAAGACTTAATCAACTGGTTCGAAAGAGAACAGCGCAATCTTCCTTGGAGAAACGAGCGGGACCCATATAAAATCTGGGTTTCTGAAATTATGCTTCAACAGACGAGAGTTGAAACAGTGATTCCTTATTATAACCGTTTTATAGAACAATTCCCAACGATTGATGCCCTTGCTGAAGCAGATGAAGAAAAAGTATTAAAAGCTTGGGAAGGGCTCGGCTACTATTCCAGGGTTAGAAACTTGCAGCAAGCTGTTAGGGAAGTAAAGGAAGTATATGGCGGAAAAGTGCCGGATACAAGAGAAGAGATTGCTTCGCTTAAAGGTGTTGGGCCATATACAGCCGGCGCTATTTTAAGTATAGCATACGGTGTACCGGAACCGGCAGTTGACGGAAATGTAATGAGAGTATTATCAAGGATTTTAACGATTTGGGAAGATATTGCAAGGCAGGCATCCCGAAAAATTTTCGAAGATGCCGTCAGGAAGCTGATTTCGCATGAAAATCCTTCTTACTTCAATCAAGCTCTAATGGAACTGGGGGCGATGATCTGCACCCCTACTTCTCCATCATGTTTGCTTTGCCCGGTTAGAGAACATTGCCAGGCCTTTCATGAAGGTGTTCAAGAAAATTTGCCGGTAAAAACGAAAAAGAAAAAGCCAAAAAATGTTCAGCTTGCTGCTGCTGTGCTTACAGATCATGATGGAAACATTCTTATTCATAAACGGCCAAATTCCGGCTTGCTCGCTAATCTTTGGGAGTTTCCAAATACAGAAATCAATCTAACAATAAAAAATGACAAGCAGCAGTTATCGCAGTTTCTTAAGAGAGAATACGGAGCAGATACCATTATAGGAGAAGTAATTGGCCAAATTGAACATGTTTTTTCCCATGTAGTATGGAATATTAACGTGTATAAAGGCACTATATTAAATGACGTAAAACAAAACAACGTTATAAGACTTGTTTCGTCTGATCATCTTAAGGAATTTGCATTTCCTGTCTCACATCAAAAAATGTTTATGCAATATGTAAAGTCAGTAGGGAAAACGCTTTAA
- the fabL gene encoding enoyl-[acyl-carrier-protein] reductase FabL, with protein MSQKVALVTGSSRGIGKATALRLAKEGYDIVINYARSKSAALETAGEIEQLGRKALVVKANVGDVEKIKNMFEQINNEFGRLDVFINNAASGVLRPALEIEESHWDWTMNINSKALLFCAKEAAKLMEKSGGGKIVSISSLGSIRYLENYTTVGVSKAALEALTRYLAIELAPKNIVVNAVSGGAINTDALKHFPNREELLREAKAKTPAGRMVEIEDIVNTIMFLISDEANMIRGQTIIVDGGISLLV; from the coding sequence ATGAGTCAAAAAGTGGCCCTAGTTACAGGAAGCAGCCGGGGAATCGGCAAAGCAACTGCACTGCGGTTGGCTAAAGAAGGTTATGATATCGTTATTAACTATGCAAGAAGCAAATCAGCAGCACTTGAAACTGCAGGCGAAATAGAGCAATTAGGCAGGAAAGCGCTCGTTGTAAAAGCAAACGTTGGTGACGTTGAGAAAATTAAAAATATGTTTGAACAAATTAACAACGAATTTGGCCGGCTTGATGTTTTTATCAATAATGCAGCTTCCGGAGTGCTCCGGCCGGCACTGGAGATTGAAGAGTCTCATTGGGATTGGACAATGAATATCAACAGCAAGGCTTTATTGTTCTGTGCCAAGGAAGCGGCCAAATTAATGGAAAAAAGCGGCGGCGGAAAAATCGTTAGCATCAGTTCGTTAGGATCCATTCGCTATTTGGAAAATTATACAACTGTCGGTGTTTCAAAAGCGGCTTTAGAAGCCTTAACAAGATACTTGGCGATTGAATTAGCACCAAAAAATATTGTTGTCAATGCTGTATCCGGAGGAGCGATTAATACGGATGCTTTAAAACATTTTCCAAATAGGGAAGAACTTCTGCGGGAAGCAAAAGCAAAAACGCCTGCCGGCAGAATGGTTGAAATTGAAGACATTGTGAATACAATCATGTTTTTAATTTCAGACGAAGCAAATATGATCAGGGGCCAAACGATCATTGTAGATGGAGGAATATCCTTGTTAGTTTAA
- a CDS encoding gamma-type small acid-soluble spore protein has translation MANNQQPNKSQAGTNIQEVRQQNAQSGQSQAAGQGQFGTEFASETNAQQVRQQNQQAEAKKAQNSGQSGQSS, from the coding sequence ATGGCAAACAATCAACAGCCAAACAAATCGCAAGCTGGCACTAACATTCAAGAAGTAAGACAACAAAACGCTCAGTCTGGTCAAAGCCAAGCAGCTGGCCAAGGTCAATTCGGTACTGAGTTTGCAAGCGAAACTAATGCTCAACAAGTAAGACAACAAAACCAACAAGCTGAAGCGAAAAAGGCACAAAATTCCGGCCAATCCGGACAAAGCAGTTAA
- a CDS encoding YgaB family protein, translating to MQMFNRLVNEQMKTMEKLLYLQRELERCQEIEQELMILQEETELESIQMEIAKMKKELKEIHRIFELQTEEVIRSYQDSKITC from the coding sequence ATGCAGATGTTTAACCGATTAGTTAATGAACAGATGAAAACAATGGAGAAGTTGTTGTATTTACAGAGAGAACTTGAGCGATGCCAGGAAATTGAACAGGAATTAATGATCCTTCAGGAAGAAACCGAACTTGAAAGCATTCAGATGGAAATAGCAAAAATGAAAAAGGAACTGAAGGAAATACACAGAATATTTGAACTGCAGACAGAAGAGGTTATTCGGTCATATCAGGATTCAAAAATTACATGTTAA
- the ntdP gene encoding nucleoside tri-diphosphate phosphatase encodes MGVPIEGESIQIHSYKHNGHIHRVWEETIVLKGTQNIVIGGNDRSMVTEADGRTWITREPAICYFHSQCWFNIIGMIREDGVYYYCNLSSPFIYDNEALKYIDYDLDIKVFPDMTFHILDEDEYERHRKEMNYPEVIDQILKKNVTKLIRWIRQRKGPFSPDFIDIWYERYLTYRR; translated from the coding sequence ATGGGCGTACCCATCGAAGGTGAATCAATCCAAATTCATAGTTATAAGCACAATGGGCACATCCATCGCGTCTGGGAAGAAACAATTGTATTAAAAGGGACGCAAAATATTGTTATTGGCGGAAACGACCGTTCAATGGTTACAGAAGCAGATGGAAGGACTTGGATTACAAGGGAGCCTGCCATTTGTTATTTCCATTCACAGTGCTGGTTTAATATTATCGGAATGATCCGGGAAGATGGAGTTTATTATTACTGTAACTTAAGCTCACCTTTCATATATGATAATGAAGCGTTAAAATATATCGATTATGATTTGGATATTAAGGTATTTCCCGATATGACATTTCATATATTGGACGAAGATGAGTATGAGCGTCACAGAAAAGAAATGAATTACCCTGAAGTGATCGACCAAATTTTGAAAAAAAATGTAACCAAACTGATCCGGTGGATCCGCCAGCGCAAGGGTCCATTTTCACCTGATTTTATTGATATTTGGTATGAACGCTATTTGACATACAGACGCTAA
- a CDS encoding ABC transporter ATP-binding protein — MDSIRRYLHFVKPYRLQIIGTIIIGVIKFAIPLLIPLSIKYVVDDIVSNDVLTQGDKLYKLYWIMGLMLVVFVVLRPPIEYYRQYFAQWTASKILYDIRDRLFTHLQKLSFKYYANTKAGEVISRVINDVEQTKTFVITGLMNLWLDMATIIIAIAIMFTMDVSLTIVSLILLPFYAFSVNYFFGNLRKLTRVRSQALAEVQSYLHERVQGMPVIKSFAIEDFEQTQFNKHNRNFLTKALDHTRWNAKAFAVVNTITDLAPLFVIGYSGYQVIQENLSLGTMVAFIAYIDRLYNPLRRLVNSSTSLTQSIASMDRVFELIDEKYDIEDSPDAIECNHVHGDVTFENVSFSYSSQEETVLKNINLEVKKGETVAFVGMSGGGKTSLVSLIPRFYDVTKGRILLDGKDIRTFKVRSLRDKIGMVLQDNILFSESVKLNILLGKPDASDEEIIEAATLANAHEFIMNLPDGYDTRVGERGVKLSGGQKQRIAIARVFLKNPPILILDEATSALDLESEHLIQEALEKLAKDRTTFIVAHRLSTITHADRIVLIENGEITEQGTHEELMKKKGGYFKLFQVQQLDN; from the coding sequence TTGGACAGTATTCGAAGGTATTTGCACTTTGTGAAACCGTATCGTTTACAAATTATTGGAACGATTATTATTGGAGTGATCAAATTTGCCATTCCCCTGTTAATTCCATTGAGTATAAAATATGTCGTTGATGATATTGTTTCAAATGATGTTCTTACACAAGGGGATAAGCTTTATAAATTGTATTGGATTATGGGCTTGATGCTCGTCGTATTTGTCGTACTTCGCCCTCCGATCGAATATTACCGCCAATATTTTGCCCAGTGGACTGCAAGCAAAATTTTATACGATATTCGTGACCGTCTTTTTACGCATCTTCAAAAATTAAGCTTTAAATATTATGCAAATACAAAGGCGGGAGAAGTAATCTCCAGGGTTATTAACGATGTTGAGCAAACAAAAACTTTTGTCATCACCGGTTTAATGAATTTATGGCTTGATATGGCTACCATTATCATTGCCATTGCAATTATGTTTACGATGGATGTATCTTTAACGATTGTGTCATTAATATTATTACCGTTTTATGCTTTCTCTGTTAATTATTTTTTTGGAAATTTGCGCAAGCTTACAAGGGTTCGCTCGCAAGCTCTCGCAGAAGTTCAGAGTTATTTGCATGAGCGTGTTCAAGGCATGCCGGTTATCAAAAGCTTTGCGATTGAAGATTTTGAACAAACGCAATTTAATAAGCACAATAGAAATTTTTTAACAAAAGCATTGGATCATACGCGCTGGAATGCAAAAGCTTTTGCCGTTGTTAATACGATAACCGATCTTGCACCGCTGTTTGTCATTGGTTATTCAGGTTATCAGGTAATTCAGGAAAATTTATCATTAGGAACAATGGTTGCTTTTATTGCCTATATTGACAGGCTTTACAATCCGTTAAGGCGGCTCGTCAATTCTTCGACTTCTTTAACGCAATCAATCGCTTCAATGGACAGAGTTTTTGAACTTATCGATGAAAAATATGATATAGAAGATTCTCCTGATGCAATCGAATGCAATCATGTTCATGGGGATGTTACGTTTGAAAATGTAAGCTTTTCCTATTCATCACAAGAAGAAACTGTTTTAAAAAACATAAACCTTGAGGTGAAAAAGGGAGAAACAGTCGCATTCGTTGGTATGAGCGGTGGCGGAAAAACTTCATTAGTTAGCTTAATTCCAAGATTTTATGATGTGACAAAAGGCAGAATATTGTTGGACGGGAAGGATATACGAACCTTTAAGGTAAGGAGTCTCAGAGATAAGATTGGAATGGTTCTGCAGGACAACATTTTGTTTAGTGAGTCCGTTAAATTGAACATCCTGCTCGGCAAGCCAGATGCCTCTGATGAAGAGATCATTGAAGCTGCTACGCTTGCAAATGCTCATGAATTTATTATGAATTTACCTGATGGTTATGACACAAGAGTGGGAGAAAGAGGTGTCAAATTGTCCGGAGGGCAAAAACAAAGAATCGCGATTGCAAGAGTTTTCCTTAAGAATCCGCCAATACTGATCTTGGATGAAGCAACCTCTGCCCTCGATTTAGAAAGCGAGCATTTAATCCAGGAGGCTTTAGAAAAATTAGCAAAGGACCGAACCACATTTATTGTCGCACATAGGCTTTCAACCATTACACATGCTGACAGAATTGTTTTAATTGAAAATGGGGAAATAACCGAACAGGGAACCCATGAAGAACTGATGAAGAAAAAGGGCGGTTACTTTAAACTATTTCAAGTACAGCAGCTCGACAATTAA
- a CDS encoding FUSC family protein, whose amino-acid sequence MKLGARILKTGIAIILSLFLAEMFGLKSPVFAGIAAIFAVQPTIYRSYLSIIEQIQGNIIGALTAVFFVLLLGNDFLIVGLAAIIVITINLKLKIENTISLSLVTLIAIMENPEGDFIEFALLRFSTIMLGVLSAFIVNLVFLPPKYENKLYYKITNITEEITKWIRLRHASEYTLLKNDIEKIKDDIIKLDQLYLMYKEERNYFKRNVLTKSRKLVIYRQMIYAVKKSLETLKKLHRFENEILEMPVSFQEAIQEQLDCLIYHHEELLLKFIGKSRLHGENEDAKVCLNKKELFDLFLAQQNEFDNPEDPIFFHTMQVVSAIIEYGEQLEHLDLLINSFQSYHKSENEIEIEEVEE is encoded by the coding sequence ATGAAGCTTGGTGCCCGCATATTAAAGACGGGAATTGCAATCATTTTGTCCTTGTTTCTAGCTGAGATGTTCGGTCTTAAATCCCCCGTTTTTGCAGGGATAGCAGCCATATTTGCTGTTCAACCTACCATCTATCGGTCATATTTATCGATTATAGAACAAATTCAAGGGAACATAATCGGAGCTTTAACTGCTGTCTTTTTTGTTCTTCTTTTAGGCAACGATTTTTTAATTGTTGGTTTGGCGGCGATTATTGTCATAACAATTAATTTAAAATTGAAAATTGAAAACACCATTTCTCTTTCACTCGTTACATTAATTGCAATTATGGAAAATCCGGAAGGAGATTTTATTGAGTTTGCACTATTGCGTTTTTCTACCATTATGCTTGGTGTTTTATCCGCTTTTATAGTAAACCTTGTATTCTTGCCGCCTAAATATGAAAACAAATTATATTATAAAATCACAAATATTACAGAAGAAATCACTAAATGGATTCGGCTAAGGCATGCCTCAGAATATACATTGTTAAAGAATGATATCGAAAAGATCAAAGATGATATTATAAAGCTTGACCAGCTTTATTTGATGTATAAAGAAGAGAGGAATTATTTTAAGAGAAATGTTCTGACCAAATCAAGAAAGCTGGTCATCTACCGGCAAATGATATATGCTGTTAAAAAATCGCTCGAAACTTTAAAGAAATTACATCGATTCGAAAATGAAATTTTGGAAATGCCTGTATCCTTTCAGGAAGCCATACAGGAGCAGCTCGACTGCCTTATTTACCATCATGAAGAGCTCCTCCTAAAATTTATTGGGAAAAGTCGTCTTCATGGAGAAAATGAAGACGCAAAGGTATGCTTAAATAAAAAAGAGCTGTTTGATTTATTTTTAGCCCAACAAAATGAATTTGACAATCCTGAAGATCCGATTTTTTTTCATACGATGCAAGTTGTTTCAGCTATTATCGAATACGGAGAACAATTGGAACACCTTGATTTGCTCATTAACAGCTTTCAATCCTATCATAAAAGCGAAAATGAAATAGAAATTGAAGAAGTTGAAGAGTAA